From Vairimorpha necatrix chromosome 9, complete sequence, one genomic window encodes:
- a CDS encoding putative SP-containing protein encodes MKFFYYVCFCLTAQNIFRKLENYICTKENNDDDIFYYVRNTTPKNANNSEEHQINIVEIHVKIINHETAEYTSEKETK; translated from the coding sequence atgaaatttttttattatgtatGTTTTTGTTTGACTGCGCAAAATATATTCAGAAAACTcgaaaattatatatgcACCAAGGAAAATAACGATGATGACATATTTTACTATGTAAGAAATACAACTCCAAAAAATGCTAACAATTCCGAAGAACatcaaattaatatagTAGAGATTCACGTTAAAATCATTAATCATGAAACAGCTGAATATACCAGCGAGaaagaaacaaaataa
- a CDS encoding solute carrier family 2 has product MKYVSSSFSILLSSLNSLVLGLSFTSFNFIDTKSSSLFSSSSIFSYKFLSSLAVSNIFLGGLLFFIFNNIRNEKRLIILSTLCTLIGYLFILIYPSVYCILFSRIIIGLGCGCTCYVVPQYIFKLASEDSKGLWCSLHPINLNLGILLGQSLVYFNTVSMYYIPYISICLFLMILCFLQIFLVDIPTQDGEVSLRNLFTNKRSFKSILVVTLLHISQHFSGIDYISIYLPNILNNEYIKILLVYSITIPSVILSSLLLNKYGRKYLYLISALICCLGSVILVKYKYTGVILFLVGYNVGLSNVPWVVPNEASPPEFVAPITKLIIMSNWASAYFILILMKYVHMKYNDLGFYLYSILMGFMVIFTILFVPETKNNKEFL; this is encoded by the coding sequence ATGAAGTATGTTAGTTCATCTTTCAGTATCTTACTTAGTTCTCTAAATAGTTTAGTTCTCGGTTTATCATTcacttcttttaatttcataGACACTAAATCTTCCAGTctcttttcttcttcttctattTTCTCTTACAAGTTTTTAAGTTCTTTAGCCGTCTCTAATATTTTCCTAGGAGGTTtacttttctttattttcaataatatcAGAAATGAAAAGAGGTTAATTATCTTGAGTACTTTATGTACTCTTATAGgttatctttttattttgatttatcCTTCTGTTTATTGTATCTTATTTTCTCGTATTATTATTGGACTCGGTTGTGGGTGTACTTGTTACGTAGTACcacaatatattttcaagtTGGCTTCAGAAGATTCTAAAGGTTTATGGTGTAGTTTACATCCTATAAATCTTAATCTTGGTATTTTATTAGGTCAATctcttgtttattttaatactgTTTCTATGTATTATATTCCTTATATATCtatatgtttatttcttatgATTTTGTGTTTCCTCCAGATCTTTCTGGTAGACATTCCTACTCAGGATGGAGAGGTTTCTCTTAGAAACCTCTTTACTAATAAGAGATCTTTTAAGAGTATTTTGGTAGTTACACTTTTACATATTTCTCAACATTTTAGTGGTATAGattatatttctatatATCTCCCTAATATACTCAATAATGAGTAtattaagattttattagtGTATTCTATCACTATACCTTCTGTTATACTCAGTTCTCTTCTTCTTAATAAGTACGGGAGGAAGtatctttatttaattagtGCCTTGATTTGTTGCTTAGGTAGTGTCATATTAGTGAAATATAAGTATACGGGTGTGATCTTGTTCCTGGTTGGATACAATGTGGGACTGAGTAATGTGCCCTGGGTTGTGCCAAATGAGGCGAGTCCTCCTGAGTTTGTGGCTCCTATTACTAAATTGATAATTATGTCTAATTGGGCGTCTgcttattttatattaatattaatgaaATATGTGCATATGAAGTATAATGACTTAGGGTTTTATTTGTACAGTATCCTGATGGGATTTATGGTGATATTTACGATATTATTTGTACCTGAGACcaaaaacaataaagagtttttataa
- a CDS encoding S-adenosylmethionine synthase, protein MTSFLFTSESVGEGHPDKICDLISDHILDECLKYDPLSRVAVDCCIKSNLLVIVGEITTKSSVDYESVARRVLKSIGYTSEKIGINGDKCDIIVNIKKQSPDISQGITQNHKNDIYQEHISTNISNNISNNISNNISNNISNNITNNISNNINQKDFDLGAGDQGIMFGYATDETQERMPLTVVLSHRLAERLEYLRKNQVSFLLPDCKTQVTVEYEVNQDGSLNPKRIHTLVISTQHTEDCDMDFLRAFIKEEVINNVIPHNMLDQSTIIHINPSNKFIIGGPEGDSGLTGRKIIVDTYGGWGAHGGGAFSGKDWSKVDRSGAYACRWIAKSLVDNGLCKRCLVQVSYAIGLPDPLSVYVDTYNTSEYSNEKILEIIKGNFNMRLGNIVLDLELYKPRYKETAKYGHFGKRQFPWEQSKKLKHIKNT, encoded by the coding sequence atgacaAGTTTCCTCTTCACATCTGAATCTGTCGGCGAAGGACACCCCGATAAAATCTGCGATCTCATTTCTGATCATATCTTAGATGaatgtttaaaatatgatcCTTTAAGCCGTGTAGCAGTAGACTGTTGTATTAAGAGTAATTTACTAGTTATAGTAGGGGAGATCACTACGAAGAGTAGTGTAGATTATGAAAGTGTAGCGAGAAGAGTTTTAAAGAGTATTGGGTATACTAGTGAGAAGATAGGGATAAATGGAGATAAATGTGATATAATAGTGAATATAAAGAAACAGAGTCCTGATATAAGTCAAGGAATAACACAAAAccataaaaatgatatttatcAAGAACATATAAGTACTAATATAAGTAATAATATAAGTAATAATATAAGTAATAATATAAGCAATAATATAAGTAATAATATAACTAATAATATAagtaataatataaatcaaaaagacTTCGATTTGGGTGCAGGAGATCAGGGGATCATGTTCGGTTACGCCACAGACGAGACTCAAGAAAGAATGCCTTTGACTGTAGTCTTAAGTCATAGACTTGCAGAAAGACTAGAATATCTCAGGAAGAATCAAGTCTCTTTCCTTCTCCCTGATTGTAAGACACAAGTCACAGTAGAATACGAAGTAAACCAAGATGGATCATTAAATCCCAAAAGGATACACACTCTAGTCATCAGTACACAGCACACAGAAGATTGTGATATGGATTTCTTAAGagcttttataaaagaagaagttATTAATAATGTCATACCTCATAATATGTTAGATCAGAGTACTATAATTCATATAAATCCCAGTAATAAGTTTATTATAGGCGGGCCAGAAGGAGATTCCGGCCTGACAGGCAGGAAGATTATTGTAGACACGTACGGCGGATGGGGAGCACATGGCGGAGGCGCCTTCTCAGGAAAGGACTGGTCTAAAGTAGACAGAAGTGGGGCGTATGCCTGTAGATGGATAGCCAAGTCACTAGTAGATAATGGATTGTGTAAGAGATGTCTAGTACAAGTGAGTTATGCGATAGGCTTACCTGATCCCCTGAGTGTGTATGTAGATACATATAATACGTCAGAGTATAGTAATGAGAAGATATTAGAGATAATAAAAGGGAATTTTAATATGAGATTGGGGAATATAGTATTAGATTTAGAACTTTATAAGCCTAGATATAAAGAGACAGCGAAATATGGGCATTTTGGGAAGAGACAATTTCCATGGGAGCAATCCAAGAAactaaaacatattaaaaatacttaa
- a CDS encoding enhancer of mRNA-decapping protein 3: MEDFVGCRMKFKIKDKEVFGVLKNWDSIREHLVIMSEDKEEKVDICDVSDLEICDLTADEEIEEDKIDKEEQDKIDKEEDKIDQTKHDQIKHDQINLDQINLDQINLNHTKESLSLVTYYELLNDCFTVWGPTREEFVASASLMIYKILRAKSPLKSVLIKLGTNFLLNCVGLSLGRILLVKDYSVKLEEGSENIETQKYKYIYNNNYIYNIISTKFICINFSEDHINHELVFGVNSLQPDCVNLLLGCDIKECKGREGYLIDCNISNKAYEKYNIKNIFHNETIIHKQN, from the coding sequence ATGGAAGATTTTGTTGGCTGTAGAATGAAATTCAAGATAAAAGACAAGGAAGTATTTGGAGTCCTTAAGAATTGGGACAGTATTAGAGAGCATCTAGTGATAATGAGTGAGGATAAGGAGGAGAAAGTTGATATATGTGATGTAAGTGACTTAGAGATATGTGACCTAACAGCAGACgaagaaattgaagaaGATAAGATTGATAAAGAAGAACAAGATAAGATTgataaagaagaagataAGATTGATCAAACTAAACACGACCAAATCAAACACGACCAAATAAATCTCGATCAAATAAATCTCGACCAAATAAATCTCAACCATACTAAAGAGTCTTTAAGTTTGGTAACATACTATGAATTACTAAATGACTGCTTTACTGTCTGGGGCCCCACAAGGGAGGAGTTCGTCGCCTCGGCCTCCCTcatgatttataaaatcttaaGGGCCAAGTCTCCCCTCAAGAGTGTCCTCATCAAATTGGGCACTAATTTCCTCCTGAACTGCGTGGGCCTTTCTTTAGGGCGGATTTTACTAGTAAAAGACTACAGTGTAAAATTAGAAGAAGGAAGTGAGAACATAGAGACacagaaatataaatatatatacaataataattatatatacaatataATTAGTACTAAATTCATATGTATTAATTTCAGTGAAGATCATATAAATCATGAATTAGTATTTGGTGTAAATAGTCTCCAGCCTGATTGTGTAAATTTACTACTGGGCTGTGATATAAAAGAATGTAAAGGGAGAGAAGGATATTTAATAGACTGTAATATAAGTAATAAAGCATAtgagaaatataatataaagaaCATATTCCATAATGAGACCATAATACATAAGCAAAATTAA
- a CDS encoding Bloom syndrome protein (BLM), whose protein sequence is MKSNKYTRDLENDDSFINTVYQSKESSNNSDIEFLECIKSLDSDNIIERADKFIENYSEDEIEIINKDINYNEYIEYENFESDINEYEMNSYDINQIDNNSSSPQLYYLRHIFKLEKFRPNQEEIISSILKNKNVFVLMPTGGGKSLCYQIPSLISPGISIIISPLLSLVHDQISNLLKKNILALPFNSTLNNNEKKMVLENMSKGIIKIYYLTPESLCTNFILEKKLKELEKKNLLSRFIIDEAHCVSQWGHDFRPDYIEIKKIRNIYPSVPVVALTATATPKVELDILTNLQITNAEIFKQSFNRENLKYFVKLKTKTVEIDIVTFIISHYKNECGIIYCTSKKECEMISEKLNKHLKTAFYHAGLTKKERISVQSMWNENKFKIIVATIAFGMGIDKKDVRFVIHYSIPKSLEGYYQETGRAGRDGKESVCILYYTYSDKKKLDYMINMNKDLKQKQRQRDELRDVIRFCENKTDCRRSLILSYFSEKFDSKKCQKGCDNCMIKNKMEVKDYTKEAREIWELVKYKLSIHQIIDIYRGIGSKKVDSEYQGKGKHLKRIEVERIVTQMVVKGHLEEKSEVNGMGYSWSYLVHKQNVKKFELHEEIKEESTTKSKNTQSGNIVKKSKVEKNTNVVKKSKIDKNVTKSKVEKSKVEKSKVEKNVTQSKMTEKILKSDDDDIQIINKRKN, encoded by the coding sequence ATGAAAAGTAACAAATACACTAGAGACTTGGAAAATGATGACAGTTTTATAAACACGGTCTACCAGAGTAAAGAGTCATCAAATAATAGTGACATAGAATTCTTAGAGTGTATAAAGTCACTAGACAGTGACAACATAATAGAAAGAGcagataaatttatagagaATTATTCAGAAGATGAgatagaaataataaataaagatataaattataatgaatatattgaatatgaaaattttgaatCTGATATAAATGAATATGAGATGAACTCTTACGACATAAATCAGATTGATAATAATTCTTCATCTCCACAATTGTACTACTTGAGACACATTTTTAAactagaaaaatttagacCAAATCAGGAAGAAATTATCTCTtctattctaaaaaataaaaatgtcttCGTCCTTATGCCTACTGGTGGTGGGAAATCTCTATGTTACCAAATACCCTCTTTAATATCTCCTGGTATCTCTATAATTATAAGTCCTCTTCTTTCTTTAGTCCATGAccaaatttctaatttattaaaaaaaaacattttagcTTTACCTTTTAACTCaacattaaataataatgaaaaaaaaatggtaCTGGAAAATATGTCTAAAGgtatcataaaaatttattatctaACTCCTGAATCTTTATGtactaattttatattagaaaaaaaattaaaagaattagaaaaaaaaaatttattaagtagatttattattgatgAAGCACATTGTGTATCACAATGGGGTCACGATTTTAGACCTGATTatatagaaattaaaaaaattagaaatatttatccGTCAGTGCCTGTAGTGGCACTGACTGCTACTGCTACTCCTAAAGTAGaattagatattttaacaaatttacaaataactAATGCggaaatatttaaacaaaGTTTTAATAGAGAAAAtctcaaatattttgtaaaattaaaaactaaaaCTGTGGAAATTGATATAGTCacatttataataagtcattataaaaatgaatgtggtataatttattgtaCAAGTAAAAAAGAATGCGAAATGATATCAGAAAAACttaataaacatttaaaaactGCTTTTTATCACGCAggattaacaaaaaaagaaagaattagTGTACAAAGTATGTGgaatgaaaataaatttaaaattatagtaGCTACTATAGCATTTGGTATGGGtatagataaaaaagatgtaAGATTTGTTATACATTATAGTATACCGAAAAGTTTAGAAGGATATTATCAAGAAACTGGTAGAGCAGGAAGAGATGGTAAAGAAAGTgtatgtattttatattatacttatagtgataaaaaaaaattagattatatgataaatatgaataaagatttaaaacaaaaacaaagaCAAAGAGATGAATTAAGAGATGTAATAAGATTTTGTGAGAATAAAACTGATTGTAGAAgaagtttaattttaagttattttagtgaaaaatttgatagtaaaaaatgtcaaaaaGGTTGTGATAATtgtatgataaaaaataaaatggaaGTAAAAGATTATACGAAAGAAGCTAGAGAAATATGGGAATTagttaaatataaattgagTATACATCAGATTatagatatttatagagGAATAGGTAGTAAAAAAGTAGATTCGGAGTATCAAGGGAAAggaaaacatttaaaaagaatagaAGTTGAGAGAATAGTGACACAAATGGTGGTGAAAGGAcatttagaagaaaaaagtGAAGTAAATGGGATGGGGTACTCTTGGTCATATTTGGTACACAAACAAAATGTAAAGAAATTTGAACTACATGAggaaataaaagaagaaagtACAACCAAAAGTAAGAATACTCAGAGTGGCAACATAGTAAAGAAAAGTAAAGTTGAGAAGAACACAAATGTAGTGAAGAAAAGTAAGATCGACAAGAACGTGACTAAAAGTAAAGTTGAGAAAAGTAAAGTTGAAAAAAGTAAAGTTGAGAAGAACGTGACTCAAAGTAAAATgacagaaaaaatattaaaatctgATGATGACGACatacaaataattaataagagaaaaaattaa